TTGCCCTCATCGCGTTTTGAAATTGCCATAAGCCATACTCCGTTCGGAAAGTTCGATTAGAACCGCGCCCCCGCAAGATGTGGAGTCTCCGGATGCCGCTTCGCTGCGGCATCCGGATCCAATCCATGTTCTCGCGTCATCGCTTGTGACAGCGTTCGAGCTTAGCGGTGCGACTGCTTGATGAAGTAGTCCACGAGCTCCGAGGAGGAGTTATCCATCTCGACGTCGAATGCTTCGACCTTGTTCGTGAAGTAGTTGAAGCACATAACGGCAGGGATGGCTACGAGAAGACCGAAAGCGGTCGTAACCAGAGCTTCCGAAATACCGCCGGCCACAGCGCCGATACCGGTGCTCTTGGACTGCGCGATCTGCTGGAAAGCGTGGAGAATACCGATAACCGTTCCGAAGAGGCCGATGAAGGGCGCCGTCGAACCGATGGTTGCGAGCGAACCCAGGCCGCGCTTCAGCTTGGCGTGAACGATCGCCTCAGAACGCTCAAGAGCGCGCTTGGAGGATTCAATCTGCTCCTCGGTGATTGCACCACCCGAACCGTAGGAGCGGAACTCCTGCAGGCCAGAGGTCACCACTTCAGCAAGGTGAGACTTCTTGGTGCGGTCAGCCACCTTGATCGCCTCGTCCAGACGGCCATCCTTGAGAGCGCCAGCAACCTTGGGAGCAAACTCACGCGACTGCTTGCGGGCAGCGGAGAAGTACAGGGCACGATCGATCATGACCGCGAGCGACCAGATCGACATGATGAACAGGATGGCAACGACAACGAGATCGATCCAGCCCATGTTCTTCAACATGCCGAGAACGGAGAAGCCGCCGGCCTCTGCACCACCGGCTGCAGCTTCCTGCAGATAGAGGGCGAGAGACGAAGTATGAGCGAAGTTTGCGATGTGAGCGAGAATCACGGAAATGGTTCCTCCTGGATCTGGGTCGTTCTAGAGTGGTTGAAGCTTTGCTGTATTCCCTGTCTCCGTCTCCGGAGACAGGGGCTTACTTTGCGTGAACTTGTATTACCCGCCGATGTTGAAGTTGACGGTGATCGTCGTATCGACTTCCGTCGGGTCGCCGCTCAGAACGTAGGGCTTATAGCGCCACGTGCGAACCGCATCGACTGCAGCTGCGCGCAACATCTCAGGTCCTGAGATGACGTTCAGGTTCTCAATGGTGCCTGTCTTCGAAATAATGGCGTGAATCACCACTGCACCGGAGACGTGCGCCGCGCGAGCGATCGGGGGGTAGGTAGGCGTGGTCTTCACCAGGATCTGGCCGGCCATTACGCCGCCCGAGATACGTGCAGGGCCCTTGGGTTTCTCCACCTTGACCTGAGGAACCGGCGCATTGCCGATACCCAGGCTGCCCATAACGCCACCTGCGGCACCACCAGCGGAACCCATCCCCATACCGGCAACGCCAGCAACCTGCTGCGGCGGCGGTGGGTCTTCCTTCACTGCCTTAATTTCTTTCGGAATCTTGGTGGGAGCCGTCATGGCGTCAAGCGCCGCAACAACCTTGATCACCTTCACAACTGCTGCCGGGGGCGGCGGAGGAGGCGGTGGGGGTGGCGGCGGAGGCGCCGTGAGCATGGCCGTCATGGCTGTCTTCGGCAGTGCCTCAGGATAGAGCAGCGGGATCAGGATCATGACCGCCAAAATCACGACGTTGAACGCGAAGGTGGCAATCATCCAGTACTTGGACTTCGATTGGATCTTACCGCTGGATTCTACGAGCGAATCTTCAAACATAATCGGCCTCGGATTCTGCGAGAGGTGGCACTACTTCCTGTAGACACCAGGCACTTGTTATTTGTTCCCAGGATTTTGCTCGGAAGTTTTCCCAGTTATTTCTTACTGCATTCACCCCACACGTTCAGACTTCCGTTCAGAGAAAACAGAACAATGTGCGAAGGAAGATAGTTCTACACAATGGAAACACCGTTGTCCAATGCGCAACGAAATTCAAAAGAGAAAGCGCACAGGAAGCAGTGCAGATTTGCACGTTTTCTTAGAGAGTCAACGCCATAATGTCGTCTTTGCATGCGGTGGCACCCACGATAAATTGACGCTCACCGACCTTCTTGAAACCGGCCTTTTCATAGAAGGAGATCGCAGCAAAGTTCACGCAATTGACCCCAAGCAGAAGACGCCTCCGTCCCATCTCACGGGTGGCCTCCACGGCCTGATTCATCAGAGCACGGCCGATTCCAGTCCCATGAAAACGATGAAAGAGATAGATTCTCCGCAGTTCGTAATCCGCTGGCAAGAGATCGACCGGCAAGTCGGGTTCGCAGAGCAGAATGTACCCAACCGGAGCATCACCCGGCTCCGCCTCTGCGAAAAAAGCACGCGTCGTCGGCGCAGAGAGATACTTCGTAAACGCTGCGGGGGAGTTGTTCTTCTGGCAGTGCGCCAGAAGATCGGACCCATCCAAAATTCCGGCGAATGTTTCGATGAGCGTGCCTGAACCCACCAGAGAAAGCAGATCACTGTCCACCACACTGCATGCGCGCAGGTGAAATTTCAATGTCGTCATCGTGACAGCATAACGCGCACGTCCCACAAGCACTTCGGATGGTTGGGATACGTAGACTGGCTCAGATGCCCGCCCAGGAACTTTCGTCCGCGCTCAAAAACTTTTCGCAGGACCCACGCGTTACCCTTCGCCGTGCAGGCGTGCCCAACCCGGACGGGCGATGCGTCGTCTACTGGATGCAACGCGCGCAGCGCGGACGCGACAACGCTGCTCTGAACCTGGCCGTGCAGATCGCAGACGAACTGGGTCTGCCGGTCGTCACCTACTTCGCGGGCATCTCCAACTTCCCCCACGCCAACCTGCGGCACTATCACTTCCTGCAACAGGGCCTGCTCGATGTCGAAAACGATCTCGCGGAACGCGGTATCGGCTTCGTTCTGCGCAACGCTCCGGAATGCAGTCCTGTTCAGTTCTTCGCCGACGCACACGCAGCTATCGTTATCGGAGACGAGAACCCGCTGCGCGCCATGGAGCGCTGGCGCTCCATGGTTGCGAAGAACATCGAAGTCCCCTACTGGACCATCGATACCGACGTCATCGTGCCTTCAAAGCTCCTTGAAAAAGCGCAGTACGCCGCGCGCACCATCCGTCCGCGCCTGAAGAAGTTTCTGCCGGAGTTTCTGCACCTCGTAAAGAGCATCGACAATTCGGCTCCTGCAAAAGAATGGCAGCAACCACGCGGACTGCGCCACGACAAACTCTCGATAGACATGACGAAGCAGTGGCCCGATCTCGACCGCTCCGTCCTGCCTGTAGACGAATGGAACGGCGGCTCCGGCGCTGCCTACAAACGTCTCCATCTCTTCACGAAGAACCTCGGCAATTACGATCGCGAGCGCAACCACCCGGAGACCGACGGCACCTCGATGCTCTCTCCCTTTCTGCACTTCGGACACATCGGCCCGCTCACCATCGCGCTCGCCGTACGTAAAGCAATACAGACCAACCCCGCAGCCAAAGTGAGTGGAGAAGCGTATCTTGACCAACTCATCACCTGGCGCGAACTATGCATCAACTTCGTAAAGTATGAGCCCAACTACGACACTGCTGCCTGCGCCGATCCCTGGGCGAAGGTCACCATCGGAGAGCACGCGCGCGACGAGCGCTCTCCGCTCTACTCGCTTGAACAGCTCGAACGCGCCGAAACCTACGACGAGCTCTGGAACGCATCGCAGCGGCAGATGGTCTACCGGGGATGGATGCACAACTACATGCGCATGTACTGGGCGAAGAAGATCCTGGAATGGTCGCCGTCCGTCGACGTCGCTTTCGAACGCGCTGTTCATCTCAATGACCGCTACTTCCTCGACGGCCGCGATCCCAACGGCTACGGTAGCATCGCGTGGGCGCTGGTCGGCAAGTTCGACCGCGCCTGGGGAGAACGTCCCATCTTCGGAAAGATCCGCTACATGTCCGGCGCATCGACCGGACGCAAATTCGACTCGAAGAAATACATCGCGCAGAATCCGCCGGCCGGGAAACCAGCAGAACCATTGCTGTTTTGACGGAAACGAATACATCGTCAGTGCAACGGAAGCCTTGTGATTTCGACTGAGACTTCACACACAAAGAGGAGCAGCCTCGTCATTTCGACCAAGACTTCGCACAACAAAGAGGAGCAACTTCGTCATTTCGACCGAGACTTCGCGCAGCGAAGACGAGCGGAGAAATCTGCTTTTGTTATGTGCCGCAGGCACATCCGATCGCGCTACGCGCGATAACAAAAGCAGATCTCTCCGCTCACGCTTCGCGTTCGGTCGAGATGACGGAAGCGGAATGAGCCGCAAACACCGGGTGCCCCATGTCCCGCTTTTGGGACATGGGTTATGCGCAAAGCGCATCCCTACAAAACACCGACTACTCAGAGATCCCAAAGCAATCCGCCATCGCCCGCCGCGCCGCATGAAATCCACACATGCCATGCACCCCTCCACCCGGCGGCGTGGAAGCCGAACACAGATACACCCCATCCATCGACGTCCTGTAAGGCGAGCGCAGCAGCACAGGCCGGGCCACGATCTGCCGCAGCGTCAACGCGCCTCCGTTGATGTCGCCGCCCACGTAGTTCGCGTTGTACGCCTGCATCGCATAAGTATTCATCGTATGACGCGCAAGGATGCGATCCCGAAATCCAGGAGCGAAGCGCTCCACCTGCGCTTCAATCGCCTCGATCCTATCCACGGTCGAGCCATTCGGAACATGACAGTATCCCCACGCGGTATGCCTTCCTGAAGGCGCTCGCGTGGCATCGAACAAGCTCTGCTGCGCAAACAGCAGGAAGGGGTTTTCGGAATGTTTGCCTGCGGCAATCTCCGCCTCCGATTGCGCGATCTCCTCAAACGTCCCGCCCAGATGCACCGTCCCCGCGCGTCGACAAGTCTCCGAAGCAAAAGGCACAGGACCATCCAGCGCCCAGTCCACCTTGAACGCGCCCGGCCCATACTCGAACTTCTCAAGCTGCGAGCGATACCTGGATGAAAGCTTCCCCGCAGCGATCTGCAGCAACTGCTTCGGCCCAACATCCAGCAGAGTCACACGTGCAGGCGGCAACGCTTCCAGTCTCTCCACCGCAACGCCCGTCTCCACCACGCCGCCTAGAGAAACAAAGTACGCCGCCAGCGCATCCGCGATCTTCTGCGAACCTCCGCGCGCCATCGGCCAACCGCTGCGATGCCCTGCAATCATCAGCACCAGCGCCGTCGCCGCCGTGGCGACGGAGGTGAGCGGCTGCATCCCATGCGCCGCCATGCCTGCCAAC
This genomic stretch from Terriglobus saanensis SP1PR4 harbors:
- a CDS encoding MotA/TolQ/ExbB proton channel family protein, with the protein product MILAHIANFAHTSSLALYLQEAAAGGAEAGGFSVLGMLKNMGWIDLVVVAILFIMSIWSLAVMIDRALYFSAARKQSREFAPKVAGALKDGRLDEAIKVADRTKKSHLAEVVTSGLQEFRSYGSGGAITEEQIESSKRALERSEAIVHAKLKRGLGSLATIGSTAPFIGLFGTVIGILHAFQQIAQSKSTGIGAVAGGISEALVTTAFGLLVAIPAVMCFNYFTNKVEAFDVEMDNSSSELVDYFIKQSHR
- a CDS encoding energy transducer TonB is translated as MFEDSLVESSGKIQSKSKYWMIATFAFNVVILAVMILIPLLYPEALPKTAMTAMLTAPPPPPPPPPPPPPAAVVKVIKVVAALDAMTAPTKIPKEIKAVKEDPPPPQQVAGVAGMGMGSAGGAAGGVMGSLGIGNAPVPQVKVEKPKGPARISGGVMAGQILVKTTPTYPPIARAAHVSGAVVIHAIISKTGTIENLNVISGPEMLRAAAVDAVRTWRYKPYVLSGDPTEVDTTITVNFNIGG
- a CDS encoding GNAT family N-acetyltransferase, yielding MTTLKFHLRACSVVDSDLLSLVGSGTLIETFAGILDGSDLLAHCQKNNSPAAFTKYLSAPTTRAFFAEAEPGDAPVGYILLCEPDLPVDLLPADYELRRIYLFHRFHGTGIGRALMNQAVEATREMGRRRLLLGVNCVNFAAISFYEKAGFKKVGERQFIVGATACKDDIMALTL
- a CDS encoding deoxyribodipyrimidine photo-lyase, coding for MPAQELSSALKNFSQDPRVTLRRAGVPNPDGRCVVYWMQRAQRGRDNAALNLAVQIADELGLPVVTYFAGISNFPHANLRHYHFLQQGLLDVENDLAERGIGFVLRNAPECSPVQFFADAHAAIVIGDENPLRAMERWRSMVAKNIEVPYWTIDTDVIVPSKLLEKAQYAARTIRPRLKKFLPEFLHLVKSIDNSAPAKEWQQPRGLRHDKLSIDMTKQWPDLDRSVLPVDEWNGGSGAAYKRLHLFTKNLGNYDRERNHPETDGTSMLSPFLHFGHIGPLTIALAVRKAIQTNPAAKVSGEAYLDQLITWRELCINFVKYEPNYDTAACADPWAKVTIGEHARDERSPLYSLEQLERAETYDELWNASQRQMVYRGWMHNYMRMYWAKKILEWSPSVDVAFERAVHLNDRYFLDGRDPNGYGSIAWALVGKFDRAWGERPIFGKIRYMSGASTGRKFDSKKYIAQNPPAGKPAEPLLF
- a CDS encoding phytoene desaturase family protein, which gives rise to MGDFDAVVVGAGPNGLAAAITMQRAGLRVLLLEAKSTVGGGMRSAELTLPGFVHDVCSAIHPLGAGSPFFRELPLKDFGLEWIEPPVLAAHPFDDGTAAALMSSLEETTAGLGEDREAYARLYRPLIAAWPKIEREVLGPVLAWPPHPLEMVKFGVKALLPASALAKRFRGRDARGLLAGMAAHGMQPLTSVATAATALVLMIAGHRSGWPMARGGSQKIADALAAYFVSLGGVVETGVAVERLEALPPARVTLLDVGPKQLLQIAAGKLSSRYRSQLEKFEYGPGAFKVDWALDGPVPFASETCRRAGTVHLGGTFEEIAQSEAEIAAGKHSENPFLLFAQQSLFDATRAPSGRHTAWGYCHVPNGSTVDRIEAIEAQVERFAPGFRDRILARHTMNTYAMQAYNANYVGGDINGGALTLRQIVARPVLLRSPYRTSMDGVYLCSASTPPGGGVHGMCGFHAARRAMADCFGISE